From the genome of Spinacia oleracea cultivar Varoflay chromosome 2, BTI_SOV_V1, whole genome shotgun sequence, one region includes:
- the LOC110778862 gene encoding uncharacterized protein, with protein sequence MLASTSLGVRIGLDLVHEIFEWVIDDSCSKRGLLFNDFEVKILEKDIEIAELEMKNRMLEEKWKKLQMKKDSVEEELQEIKNELCHTRIELMNCGQSEKNLSMMLVFSWLIFAVLTLLLR encoded by the exons ATGCTGGCAAGCACTTCTTTGGGTGTCCGAATTGGCCT GGATCTAGTGCATGAAATATTTGAGTGGGTAATAGATGACTCTTGTTCTAAAAGGGGCCTTCTGTTTAACGATTTTGAAGTGAAAATTCTAGAAAAGGACATTGAGATAGCTGAGTTGGAGATGAAGAACCGTATGTTAGAAGAAAAATGGAAGAAATTACAAATGAAGAAAGACAGTGTTGAAGAAGAATTGCAAGAAATAAAAAATGAGCTTTGTCATACGCGAATCGAGTTAATGAACTGCGGCCAATCTGAGAAGAATTTGTCCATGATGTTGGTGTTCTCATGGCTTATTTTTGCTGTCTTAACTTTGTTATTGAGGTAG